One Nasonia vitripennis strain AsymCx chromosome 1 unlocalized genomic scaffold, Nvit_psr_1.1 chr1_random0005, whole genome shotgun sequence genomic window carries:
- the LOC116415746 gene encoding uncharacterized protein LOC116415746 gives MFIDEINNLYADGLSYMSEIFTVDIDAFVLDVLVKSLSLRTKGHAGYYSCPTCQVVGSRIGNVTCFPNGTDQELRTDEDFRNLSYLGTYQLGQTILNRIPGIGLVTGVPRDCMHLVCLGITRKLLFLWKYGPSNIKVNVEQINIISDGLQESATFLPTDFSRRLRSLQFVKQWKATECRRFILYDGIILVKDALSKEQYDNFVKLHVGIRLLTMPAMASNPDCVNLAESLLKDFVQSFEVIYGGRYVSYNVDNLLHLASDVRLYGCLDNFSAFRFESFIFFYKKLLRKHNHS, from the coding sequence atgttTATAGAcgaaataaacaatttatatgCAGATGGACTATCATACATGTCTGAGATCTTCACAGTTGACATTGATGCTTTTGTTCTCGATGTCCTAGTTAAATCATTGAGCCTTCGTACAAAAGGACATGCTGGGTATTACAGCTGCCCCACTTGTCAAGTTGTAGGTAGCAGAATTGGAAACGTTACTTGTTTTCCAAATGGAACCGACCAAGAACTTCGAACTGATgaagattttagaaatttatCCTACCTCGGTACATACCAATTAGgccaaacaattttaaatagaaTACCCGGTATAGGATTGGTAACAGGTGTGCCAAGGGATTGTATGCATCTTGTTTGCTTAGGTATCACTAGAAAACTTCTATTTCTATGGAAATATGGCCCTTCAAATATAAAGGTAAATGtcgaacaaataaatattatttctgATGGACTACAAGAATCTGCAACATTTTTGCCAACCGACTTTTCTAGGAGACTAAGGTCACTCCAATTTGTGAAACAATGGAAAGCTACAGAATGCCGAAGGTTTATTCTCTATGATGGAATTATTTTAGTTAAAGATGCTTTAAGTAAAGAGCAGTATGATAACTTTGTAAAACTTCATGTTGGAATAAGATTACTTACCATGCCTGCAATGGCTTCTAATCCGGATTGCGTCAATTTGGCTGAATCGTTGTTGAAAGACTTCGTTCAATCATTCGAAGTTATATATGGTGGCAGATATGTTTCATATAATGTAGATAATCTGCTTCATCTTGCTTCTGATGTGAGATTGTACGGATGCTTGGATAATTTTAGTGCTTtcagatttgagagttttatttttttttataaaaagttgCTCCGAAAACATAATCATAGCTGA